A section of the Deltaproteobacteria bacterium genome encodes:
- a CDS encoding rhodanese-like domain-containing protein translates to MKWKQFLTPVASMDAEAARAFMGKQKEGTYTLLDVRQPGEYEKSRIPGAKLVPLPELSDRFGELDPNRPVIAY, encoded by the coding sequence ATGAAATGGAAACAGTTTCTGACGCCGGTGGCGAGTATGGATGCGGAAGCGGCCAGGGCCTTCATGGGGAAACAGAAGGAAGGAACCTATACCCTTCTCGACGTCCGGCAACCCGGGGAATATGAGAAGTCCAGGATCCCCGGGGCCAAGCTGGTGCCCCTGCCGGAACTTTCTGATCGGTTCGGGGAACTGGACCCGAACCGGCCCGTGATCGCTTATTGA